CTGACCGACCAGACCTCGGCGCACGACCCGTTGAACGGCTATGTGCCCAACGGGATGTCGCTGGAGCAGGCGCTGGAGCTGCGCCAGCGCGATCCGAGAACCTACGAGGAGCGGTCGCTGGACGCCATCGCCCGCCACGTCGAGGGCATGCTGGCCCTGCAGAAGATGGGCGCGGTCACCTTCGATTACGGGAACAACATTCGCACCTTCGCCTATCAGCGCGGGGTGAGGAACGCCTACGACTTCCCCGGATTCGTCCCGGCCTACATCCGCCCGCTTTTCTGCGAAGGTCGCGGCCCGTTCCGCTGGGTGGCGCTGTCGGGCGAACCGTCGGACATCGCGGTGACCGACGACCTGGTGCTGAGCATGTTCCCGAAGAACCGCATCCTGTCGCGCTGGATCGACCTGGCGCGGAAGCGGATCAAGTTCCAGGGGTTGCCGGCGCGCATCTGCTGGCTGGGCTACGGTGAGCGGGCTGAGTTCGGCCTGGCCATCAACGACCTGGTGAAGAAAGGGAAGATCAAGGCGCCCATCGTGATCGGACGCGACCACCTGGACTGCGGCAGCGTCGCTTCACCGTTCCGCGAGACCGAAGGCATGAAGGACGGCTCCGACGCGGTCGCCGATTGGCCGTTGCTGAATGCGCTGCTGAACACCGCCAGCGGGGCGTCGTGGGTCTCGATCCACAATGGCGGCGGCGTGGGCATCGGCTACTCGCAGCACGCCGGGCAGGTGACCGTCGCCGACGGCACCGACGCCATGGCCAGGCGCATCGAGCGGGTGCTGACCAACGATCCCGGCATCGGCGTGGCCCGCCACGTGGACGCCGGCTACCGGGAGGCGGCGGAGTTCGCGGAGAAAACCGGAATCAAGATCCCAATGAAGAAGTAGAGGTCTCTTTCGTAGGCTTTCGGCAAAACAGTTTTCGGAGGGGCACGCCTTCAGGCGTGCCAATCAGAGCATTCGAAACCGACCGGCTTCAGCCGTTGAGGCACCTCGATGATTCCGCAGCGAGTACACAACTTCGGTACTTACTTTGTCAGCACGCAAACGTGGCAGCGGCGGAATCTGTTCAGGACCGATGAATTGGCGCAGCTTCTGATC
This sequence is a window from Terriglobales bacterium. Protein-coding genes within it:
- the hutU gene encoding urocanate hydratase, which encodes MPVETDIPAASYTPVKAPRGTRISCQGWQQEAAMRMLMNNLDEEVGERPRDLVVYGGTGKAARDWECFHAIVVSLRSLADDETLLVQSGKPVGIFKTHDYAPRVLIANSNLVGHWSNWQKFNELERAGLMMYGQMTAGSWIYIGSQGIIQGTFETFAAAGEKAFAGDLAGKLIVSGGMGGMGGAQPLAATMTGACFLGVEVDPERIKKRLKTGYCDFMVNSLDEALRILKNAVRKKENVSVGLVGNCADVVPELAARGVVPDILTDQTSAHDPLNGYVPNGMSLEQALELRQRDPRTYEERSLDAIARHVEGMLALQKMGAVTFDYGNNIRTFAYQRGVRNAYDFPGFVPAYIRPLFCEGRGPFRWVALSGEPSDIAVTDDLVLSMFPKNRILSRWIDLARKRIKFQGLPARICWLGYGERAEFGLAINDLVKKGKIKAPIVIGRDHLDCGSVASPFRETEGMKDGSDAVADWPLLNALLNTASGASWVSIHNGGGVGIGYSQHAGQVTVADGTDAMARRIERVLTNDPGIGVARHVDAGYREAAEFAEKTGIKIPMKK